Within the Salvia hispanica cultivar TCC Black 2014 chromosome 4, UniMelb_Shisp_WGS_1.0, whole genome shotgun sequence genome, the region TCTATGAGCATTTGGTAGTTGTAGTTGTAGATAATCTGGGAGTAACCGTAtcatattattactataataaattaatgttgcTAATCATTGGCCAACTAACAATTTAAAGTCATGAGGCCCTATAGCGACAATCATTGGCCAATACTGTAAATAGCTGTCATCACTTTTCTTCGTTGTGGGTATGATTTGTTCAAGACAACtagcatttatttttatttctctaattAATGTATGATGAACGTTAGGAAAGCTGTCTTGTGGTTCGACCcatattcattcattcatattAGTTCGgtgaagaaaattaatttttttgaacttAAAAGTTCATTTAGTCTATGTATGACGATAAATATAATGtagttatttaaaaattagaccGATCAGCTATCACCCTTATCAAACATGCCAATAGTGTATATACCGAACACTTTGACCATCATGAGACGGAAAATTTGGTCCGTTCAATTATGAACCAGCCGATGGTtgagagcatccacaatagggaCGGACATCTCGCCGGACAAGCCCAATGACATCCCAAAAACACCTCATGTCACGTCATAAGGACATCTCATtgcactgccacatcactaggacgTCCCACTGCACAATATCGGACATCCCCTAGGACATCCTGGTGGACAagcacaataataaaaattcacaaattaataattatggaattaaaatttcgacacgagtATGGAGAAAATGCaaccattttatttcaaaaaaaacatgcatatttaaatttaaaaaaatacatagttCACTAAATAAAACATCccaaatgaaatgaagtacaacgagccgtatatatagagttttaaaaaaaatcgaaaattggGATGTCCGTCGCAATCGTGGACGTCACCGACAGACGAGCCGACGTCCGTCGGGACGTCTGCTATCGTGGAtgcattaattttcaaattaaaaatgagagCGAAGGgattattattaaatagtaCAGGACGCATGGAGTATCATACTTTtggtttataatttttcaatttgttgttatttcaattatttttttttcatttgatattttaatttatttgcgTATTTATTGGCACTTAATGTTATTGAGATTAAAAACATGtgtttcaaatgtttttatttatcattcaCTATATTTGCTAGAGTATTTCACCTTGATCAATGGTCAGAGctttatcatttattagtatatatatatataggaaatgAAACTTGTGGGGTCAGATATACTGACAATGTTATTGTTATGTTCCAACTACAATGTCTTCCTCTTGGTTGCATCATTTGTCATTTCCGTCCTGATCTAAGTAATAAAATTGTGTGTTATGAATATCATCGCaattgttaattcttcttttccGGCTTTGAGTGTGGTGTTGAATTACATCGTTTGATAATCGCACCATCTCGAACAACATGTATCCCTTAATGCTTCACTTACAAAATTTGAAGTTGTTAAAGTAAATagtaagataaattaaaaagatatttttaaaattgaaatttaaaatgtaattttgttacatttttacTTAACGATCGATGATATATTGCAGGTATTTAAAcacatttatcaattatatatgcataatattgatatCTTAGTTGTATGACAAAGACATCATAATCAAATATATCACATCTTGACACATATGTATTACATggcaaataaaatttaagagacCGCCCTCAAGGTATATTACGCctataaaatgtgaattaagAGACCGCCCTCAAGGTATATTACGCctataaaatgtgaattatttgcTTCACAAACAACTAGAAATAATATCTTGTTATATTCATCAccaataatcataattattttagacTTTTCGgggtgtggtctacaattgcAATCAGCATCATAGGAACAAAGCACATGGCAGAGATTATGTGGGTTCTAggtaatataattaagaattgacacatatttataattacaactgaaattaaacagAAGTTGGCAGatatttaatatgaaatgaaGTGAAGTTGTCATTTAGACGCACCAAGTAGTTTGATAGGTTTTAACTTTGAATGCAATAATTACCTCTATATATATCATGTTAATCATCGTAGTTGAACAATCATGTCGACCTCTTAAAAAAGGGTCCATATGACAAAGTAATTACTCCCTATGTCCCATTTTAAGTGAGACGTTTTTTTTACCACTGCTTTGCAAAgatgataattaataaatagtactccctccgtcccggctaagatgacacattgcttagccggcacgaggttttaggagttattggttaaagtgtttaattggagagaaaaaagatgagtgtaagtattaaagtagagagataaagaaagatgaatattttaattagggtgagaaaaagtggttgagtgtattaattggagagagaaagtttccaaaaaaggaaatgtgtcatcttagttgggacaaactaaaaaggaaaacgtgtcatcttaagtgggacggagggagtatttaaaagtagagagaaagtaagaaaaagaataacatAGAAGATAATcgtatctacattattcttttacttactttattttttcttgactcaaactatttattttatttttaaaaaataacggCCGAATAAAAACACTTCACTTATAGTAGAACGGAGGTATACTATATTACTCCATGCATGATGCGCGCAGTAGCTGTCATGTTGACAACTTTTATGCCTAACCACTAATCCATGCATAATATGTCTTCGTTAATTTGGCTAAACTTATGGCCCAATATTTCCCTCCAATAAACAATGGTAAACGTTGAATCATGTATAGTTAtacgtgtatatatatagacagaCATAAAGACCCACCACTGTCACACCTGATTTAGAATTAATCTTTTAATTAAGTGAAGTCACACTTTTCCCCAGATATGGAGTTGTGTCTAAATTATTAAtccctaaaatttattatattaaattaaaaaaattattatattaaattaatttctacaagcaattagaaaacaaatatgaaGGCTTTaagaaaacctatatatacatgCTGAAATTATAgattataatcataaatttataaatttgaatcgaattttaataaatcttaattattaGATGTGAATAACCGTACAGGAATTTCTTGCCTCTAATAATTGCACCATAGCCCATGGgcacaaatatattttgttactaCTCCTAGGAGTACTATATGAGAGAGGTTGACCTAGGTCCATATGGAGTAATCTTATACTAATAATTGTCACTTTTATTGTGGGCACCGGttataagaaatgtaaagaaaaattggttggAAAAgtcagtggaatgtgagacccacatttttatattggttttataataaaatgtgagtgaagtgagttagtggaatgtgagacctacttatcatttatggtaaaaaataaagtaacaattattgtgggacggactggAATGGAAAAAAGTGATAATTACTGTGGGACATAGTATCAATGAACTGAATAAAAAGGGATGACAGTTATAGTtaaattccttaaatcatggaACAAGTTAGTAAGTAGTACATTATAGAAAGAggaatttaagtttatttattttggatgaCAAGCACTTGAATTCTCACTCACTAATTGAATCAAAACTTTGGCCATCAACCCAGCTACCTATAATAACTAACCTGTATAGGGAttagggagtatatataatacaatgaaaataaaaatttgtagtaTAGAAAAAATACTTAGTGATTGAGCGTTATTTTGTAAAGAGATGGAGGCGATTATCCGCTAATCTCAAAGAATATGCGGTGCttttgaactctccccatgtGAATGCTCTATAGAGACTCGGGTTTTGGATGGACACGAGTTCAGGTATCGGAGAAATACTCGCGCTAAGGGGTGGAGCCGCAAAATACATCATTGACATCCTCGGTTTCGTTGAGTTTGCCACTGCTCTGTGTCTCACACTAGTAAATCTTCCGTTGGTTAAAGCCTGTTTTGATATGAacgataaataaattgatcatttagtaattatattgaaatttcatGAAAACCAACCTGAAATGCGTCTCCtacaaaaatgcataatttgtCTGAATCGGGCGGGACGGGAATCCACAAGCCGTCCCCGGACAAGATTTGGAGGCCGGCTACGTTGTTGGATCTCAAGACGGTGAGGATCTGAGGGTCCGAATGCTCACCAAACCCGATCCGATTCTTAGACGTGTCATCAAACGGGTCTACCGAAGGATAGTGATTGATCCTGAAGCAAGAATCGCTGCTTCCATCTTCAATAAGCTTACTGAAAATAGATTTATCCTGGGCCCACAGACCTTCAGCCACCATTTCTAGAATTTCAGATGACATCTTTTTCACTGCTTCTATGTAATCATTCACAGCGCCGctgcaataacaataattttaaccatttaataattattttgattttttttactgcAAATATGATTTATGTGTTGACtttatattatagtagtagtatgcATGTTTGTGGCTTTTAGAATCCATtccatttaattatatatcatgAGTGGATGTTTGACGACTCTGCAAAAGTGATGCCTTTTGCTCGCTCAATCACAAAATGCTGCTGCCATACAACTTAATTATTAGTAATGCTATCTtacacaattaattaagtgggaccataatatataattgctAGTCAATTCGATTGCAAAGCCAATATATGTCTATTGTTTGTAGATGCAAATTATTCCTTACTTTTTGGGTTGATGTGATGTGATGCATTATGAGGCCAACTAtacaaatactataaatttctCCATACAAGTCGTTTTctttcaagttttttttacGTACCGGCCTAAATCTTAAATCCTACTCCACTTTATGCCAACATCTGACTATTCTAAGGAAATCcttgtttcttgattttcagGGTGGTCGTTGTCACAACATCGTGTTTGAACGCAACGAATTAATTATCGTCATTGAAATCCAATAGGTCATAGGAAATAAGACACCAAATTTCCCGTCTTCCTAAAGGGATTCTAGAAAGTAGAAACTAATCTATTTTGCTTTTACT harbors:
- the LOC125185302 gene encoding gibberellin 2-beta-dioxygenase 2; the encoded protein is MVPSPAPLRTKKTKAVGVPVIDFSQERSKLTELILRACQDLGFFQVENHGISEEIISRVDSEGRDFFAKTACEKQRAGSPSPFGYGCKNIGFNGDKGELEYLLLEANPVSISRRSNTISSRPNAFSGAVNDYIEAVKKMSSEILEMVAEGLWAQDKSIFSKLIEDGSSDSCFRINHYPSVDPFDDTSKNRIGFGEHSDPQILTVLRSNNVAGLQILSGDGLWIPVPPDSDKLCIFVGDAFQALTNGRFTSVRHRAVANSTKPRMSMMYFAAPPLSASISPIPELVSIQNPSLYRAFTWGEFKSTAYSLRLADNRLHLFTK